A genomic region of Phocoena sinus isolate mPhoSin1 chromosome 18, mPhoSin1.pri, whole genome shotgun sequence contains the following coding sequences:
- the UPF3A gene encoding regulator of nonsense transcripts 3A isoform X7 — MRSEKEGEGGPGLPVTTRGPSGKEKPSPTESHFRRESQRREPEAPVAWSPGCGGGAVEPREEKRTVLSKVVIRRLPPSLTKEQLEQQLHPLPAHDYLGLFTADLSLYPHLYSRAYINFRNPDDILLFRDRFDGYIFIDSKGLEYPAVVEFAPFQKTAKRKLKKKDTQAGSIEDDPEYKKFLETYCVEEEKTSANPETLLGDIEAKTRELIGPTRLAAVPAQRWQPSP, encoded by the exons ATGCGCtcggagaaggagggagaggggggccCAGGGTTGCCCGTTACTACGCGGGGTCCGAGCGGGAAGGAGAAGCCGTCGCCCACAGAAAGCCACTTCCGCCGGGAGTCCCAGCGGCGGGAGCCTGAAGCGCCAGTAGCCTGGTCCCCCGGCTGTGGGGGCGGTGCAGTCGAACCTCGCGAGGAAAAGAGGACGGTCCTCAGcaag GTGGTCATCCGGCGGCTTCCTCCCAGCCTCACCAAGGAGCAGCTGGAACAGCAGCTTCACCCCCTTCCTGCACATGATTACCTCGGGCTCTTTACTGCTGATCTCAG TCTTTATCCTCATCTCTATTCAAGAGCATACATTAATTTTAGAAATCCTGATGACATCCTGCTTTTTAGAGATCGTTTTGATGGATATATCTTCATTGACAGTAAAG GCCTAGAATATCCTGCAGTGGTAGAATTTGCTCCATTCCAGAAGACAGCCAAAAggaagctaaagaaaaaagacaccCAAGCTGGAAGCATTGAAGATG ATCCAGAATATAAGAAGTTTTTAGAAACTTACTGTGTGGAGGAGGAGAAAACTAGTGCCAATCCTGAAACTCTTCTGGGAGACATAGAGGCAAAGACAAGAGAACTTATTG
- the UPF3A gene encoding regulator of nonsense transcripts 3A isoform X6: MRSEKEGEGGPGLPVTTRGPSGKEKPSPTESHFRRESQRREPEAPVAWSPGCGGGAVEPREEKRTVLSKVVIRRLPPSLTKEQLEQQLHPLPAHDYLGLFTADLSLYPHLYSRAYINFRNPDDILLFRDRFDGYIFIDSKGLEYPAVVEFAPFQKTAKRKLKKKDTQAGSIEDDPEYKKFLETYCVEEEKTSANPETLLGDIEAKTRELIARRTTPLLEYIKSRKLEKQRFREEKREERRRKELERKCLREEEIRRRREEERCKRRAAEKQQKTAEKEVRRKVTK; encoded by the exons ATGCGCtcggagaaggagggagaggggggccCAGGGTTGCCCGTTACTACGCGGGGTCCGAGCGGGAAGGAGAAGCCGTCGCCCACAGAAAGCCACTTCCGCCGGGAGTCCCAGCGGCGGGAGCCTGAAGCGCCAGTAGCCTGGTCCCCCGGCTGTGGGGGCGGTGCAGTCGAACCTCGCGAGGAAAAGAGGACGGTCCTCAGcaag GTGGTCATCCGGCGGCTTCCTCCCAGCCTCACCAAGGAGCAGCTGGAACAGCAGCTTCACCCCCTTCCTGCACATGATTACCTCGGGCTCTTTACTGCTGATCTCAG TCTTTATCCTCATCTCTATTCAAGAGCATACATTAATTTTAGAAATCCTGATGACATCCTGCTTTTTAGAGATCGTTTTGATGGATATATCTTCATTGACAGTAAAG GCCTAGAATATCCTGCAGTGGTAGAATTTGCTCCATTCCAGAAGACAGCCAAAAggaagctaaagaaaaaagacaccCAAGCTGGAAGCATTGAAGATG ATCCAGAATATAAGAAGTTTTTAGAAACTTACTGTGTGGAGGAGGAGAAAACTAGTGCCAATCCTGAAACTCTTCTGGGAGACATAGAGGCAAAGACAAGAGAACTTATTG CTAGAAGAACCACACCTCTTTTGGAGTatattaaaagtagaaaattagaaaagcag AGATTTCGAGAAGAAAAGCGAGAAGAACGGAGGAGGAAGGAGTTGGAAAGGAAGTGCTTACGGGAAGAAGAGataagaaggagaagggaagaggagagatgTAAGAGGAGAGCAGcagaaaaacagcagaaaacTGCTGAGAAAGAAGTAAGGAGGAAG GTCACAAAATGA
- the UPF3A gene encoding regulator of nonsense transcripts 3A isoform X3, whose translation MRSEKEGEGGPGLPVTTRGPSGKEKPSPTESHFRRESQRREPEAPVAWSPGCGGGAVEPREEKRTVLSKVVIRRLPPSLTKEQLEQQLHPLPAHDYLGLFTADLSLYPHLYSRAYINFRNPDDILLFRDRFDGYIFIDSKGLEYPAVVEFAPFQKTAKRKLKKKDTQAGSIEDDPEYKKFLETYCVEEEKTSANPETLLGDIEAKTRELIARRTTPLLEYIKSRKLEKQRFREEKREERRRKELERKCLREEEIRRRREEERCKRRAAEKQQKTAEKEVRRKLLKKSEKGEESSTEKPKERGEEIDTRDGKQELGPSCAVMKPKPLESSLQELRGKSQNDSDKEQRDVERRFREKELEAQRYHLGDSRKHRAHYELDKFSRRSKEELKRGKGFTPDRGKKGSQDGGGPVGAAETPGREKSEDELAPKKEDTGSKAKSLPRSHARLWCAGSHARVFTPSDLECREVAAATAKLSPP comes from the exons ATGCGCtcggagaaggagggagaggggggccCAGGGTTGCCCGTTACTACGCGGGGTCCGAGCGGGAAGGAGAAGCCGTCGCCCACAGAAAGCCACTTCCGCCGGGAGTCCCAGCGGCGGGAGCCTGAAGCGCCAGTAGCCTGGTCCCCCGGCTGTGGGGGCGGTGCAGTCGAACCTCGCGAGGAAAAGAGGACGGTCCTCAGcaag GTGGTCATCCGGCGGCTTCCTCCCAGCCTCACCAAGGAGCAGCTGGAACAGCAGCTTCACCCCCTTCCTGCACATGATTACCTCGGGCTCTTTACTGCTGATCTCAG TCTTTATCCTCATCTCTATTCAAGAGCATACATTAATTTTAGAAATCCTGATGACATCCTGCTTTTTAGAGATCGTTTTGATGGATATATCTTCATTGACAGTAAAG GCCTAGAATATCCTGCAGTGGTAGAATTTGCTCCATTCCAGAAGACAGCCAAAAggaagctaaagaaaaaagacaccCAAGCTGGAAGCATTGAAGATG ATCCAGAATATAAGAAGTTTTTAGAAACTTACTGTGTGGAGGAGGAGAAAACTAGTGCCAATCCTGAAACTCTTCTGGGAGACATAGAGGCAAAGACAAGAGAACTTATTG CTAGAAGAACCACACCTCTTTTGGAGTatattaaaagtagaaaattagaaaagcag AGATTTCGAGAAGAAAAGCGAGAAGAACGGAGGAGGAAGGAGTTGGAAAGGAAGTGCTTACGGGAAGAAGAGataagaaggagaagggaagaggagagatgTAAGAGGAGAGCAGcagaaaaacagcagaaaacTGCTGAGAAAGAAGTAAGGAGGAAG CTTCTCAAGAAATCAGAAAAGGGAGAGGAGTCAAGCACTGAGAAgccaaaagaaagaggagaggaaattgACACCAGAGATGGGAAACAGGAACTCGGTCCCAGCTGTGCAGTCATGAAGCCCAAGCCCTTGGAGAGCTCGTTGCAGGAGCTCAGGGGAAA GTCACAAAATGACAGTGATAAAGAGCAAAGGGACGTGGAGAGAAGATTCCGAGAAAAAGAGCTTGAAGCACAAAGATACCACTTGGGTGACAGCAGAAAACATAGAGCTCACTATGAGTTGGATAAGTTTTcaagaagaagcaaagaagagctgaaaagggggaaaggatTCACCCCAGACCGAGGGAAGAAGGGGAGCCAGGATGGGGGCGGCCCTGTGGGGGCAGCAGAGACACCAGGAAGGGAGAAGAGCGAAGATGAGCTGGCACCCAAGAAGGAGGACACGGGAAGCAAG GCCAAGTCTCTGCCCAGATCTCACGCCAGGCTGTGGTGTGCAGGAAGCCATGCCAGGGTGTTCACCCCTTCAGATCTGGAGTGCAGAGAGGTGGCAGCTGCGACTGCAAAGCTCTCTCCGCCCTGA